A window of the Acetobacteraceae bacterium genome harbors these coding sequences:
- a CDS encoding N-formylglutamate amidohydrolase has product MKRIESFNMRFGESLFMFVSDHAGCNFPNHLNGLNLPKEEQERHITYDIGIKRFGRELSNRLDATLIEQHFSRLVIDCNRKPEREDCIPKISDGTVILGNQNMDIESRKWRYDNIFMPYQAQISKTLLERLEKKKETIFVSLHSFTPQLRGSSFIRPWEVGLLFHHDTETSKRFKQILSEKSPNLCIGENEPYFLDLEKEYTVPMQAASKNIPALEIEIRQDILINPKSFQSFLDLFYQCFLQLERDLLK; this is encoded by the coding sequence ATGAAAAGAATTGAATCTTTTAATATGCGTTTTGGAGAATCCCTGTTCATGTTTGTGAGTGATCATGCAGGCTGTAATTTTCCAAATCATCTTAATGGTTTAAATCTTCCTAAAGAAGAGCAAGAACGGCATATTACATATGATATCGGCATTAAACGTTTTGGCAGAGAACTTTCAAATCGCTTAGATGCGACTTTAATTGAGCAACACTTTTCTCGATTGGTTATAGATTGTAATCGAAAGCCAGAGAGGGAAGATTGTATTCCAAAAATCAGCGATGGAACCGTTATTTTAGGAAATCAAAATATGGATATTGAAAGTCGCAAGTGGCGCTATGATAATATTTTTATGCCGTATCAAGCTCAGATATCTAAGACTTTATTAGAGCGCTTAGAGAAAAAGAAAGAAACAATATTTGTTTCACTACATAGTTTTACACCGCAGTTGAGAGGGTCTTCTTTTATACGACCTTGGGAAGTAGGCTTGTTGTTTCATCATGACACAGAAACATCCAAGAGGTTTAAACAAATACTCTCTGAAAAATCTCCCAATCTATGTATTGGAGAAAATGAGCCGTATTTCTTAGATCTTGAAAAAGAATATACAGTTCCGATGCAGGCAGCTTCTAAAAATATTCCAGCATTAGAAATTGAGATTCGGCAAGATATTTTGATAAATCCTAAGAGTTTTCAGTCTTTTTTAGATCTTTTTTATCAATGCTTTTTGCAGTTAGAGCGTGATTTATTGAAATGA
- a CDS encoding MBL fold metallo-hydrolase, translated as MKITLLGCGGSAGVPMVGGGEGLETGVWGKCDPKNPRNRRTRSSLIVEYQGFRLLVDASPDFRFQMLEAGFSKIDAIFCTHPHSDHIGGLDELRAVNRQIKRYIPLYGKKETLEEIQKRCAYAFRPHDPNRFPWPSFNLKEVNDGETLTIGPFKVSIIEQHHGNYFSTGLRIGNFAYSTDVTGFPEESEKMLSNLQTWVIGCFQETEHFSHASVEDVLRWKAHFSPKKIILTHMGHKLDYESLKQRLPPSIEPGWDGMSFNVPYEEKVV; from the coding sequence ATGAAGATTACTCTTTTGGGATGTGGTGGCTCTGCTGGCGTGCCGATGGTAGGGGGGGGAGAAGGGCTGGAGACTGGGGTTTGGGGAAAATGCGATCCAAAAAATCCACGTAATCGGCGGACAAGATCTTCGCTTATTGTCGAATATCAAGGGTTTCGTTTGTTGGTTGATGCGAGCCCAGATTTTCGTTTTCAAATGCTAGAAGCTGGTTTTTCAAAAATAGATGCAATCTTTTGCACGCATCCTCATAGTGATCATATTGGCGGTCTAGATGAACTTAGAGCCGTAAATCGTCAGATTAAGCGCTATATTCCACTCTATGGAAAGAAAGAAACTTTAGAAGAGATTCAAAAAAGATGCGCTTACGCTTTCCGTCCGCATGACCCAAATCGTTTTCCTTGGCCTTCTTTCAATTTGAAAGAGGTGAACGATGGGGAAACCCTCACAATAGGTCCTTTTAAAGTATCTATTATTGAGCAACATCATGGCAATTACTTTAGTACGGGACTAAGAATTGGCAATTTTGCGTATTCGACTGATGTTACAGGATTTCCAGAGGAATCCGAAAAAATGCTATCGAATTTACAGACTTGGGTAATTGGCTGTTTTCAAGAAACTGAACATTTTTCACATGCTTCTGTAGAGGATGTCTTGCGGTGGAAGGCACATTTTTCTCCAAAGAAAATTATTTTGACCCATATGGGGCACAAACTTGATTATGAAAGCTTAAAGCAACGCTTACCCCCCTCGATAGAACCCGGATGGGATGGGATGTCTTTCAATGTTCCATACGAAGAGAAAGTTGTTTAA
- a CDS encoding TatD family deoxyribonuclease yields MKIIDSHCHLDMCEENALKVFSTECHLHGVNTIGTRWSQRHVQKELVAFYKDEDIRVWGSIGTHPNYVQEEPLPSLQEMLEDLNSDGIIGVGETGLDYFRSSEETKAHQFKSFRRHIEASRASGLPLIIHCRQAGGDVLSILEGEMERGAFPFLIHCFAENLEFATKIEKLGGYISFSGLVTFPKCDPIREVAQSFPSDRILIETDSPFLAPVPNRGKPNVPAWTFLVAEKIAQLREVSLEDIASQTTENFYRLFKKAVPS; encoded by the coding sequence ATGAAAATTATTGATTCTCATTGTCATTTAGATATGTGTGAAGAGAACGCTCTAAAAGTTTTCTCTACAGAATGCCATCTCCATGGCGTGAATACAATTGGTACGCGTTGGTCTCAACGTCACGTTCAAAAAGAGCTTGTCGCATTTTATAAAGATGAAGATATCCGTGTTTGGGGAAGTATCGGTACACATCCTAATTATGTGCAAGAGGAACCCTTACCAAGCTTACAGGAAATGCTTGAGGATTTAAATTCTGATGGCATTATCGGTGTCGGAGAAACGGGCTTAGATTACTTTCGCAGTAGCGAAGAGACGAAAGCTCATCAGTTTAAATCTTTTAGACGGCATATTGAGGCTTCGAGAGCAAGTGGCTTGCCCTTAATTATCCATTGTCGTCAGGCTGGGGGGGATGTTCTTTCAATTCTAGAAGGGGAAATGGAGCGAGGAGCTTTCCCTTTTTTAATTCATTGTTTTGCGGAAAACTTGGAGTTTGCAACAAAAATAGAAAAATTAGGGGGATATATCAGTTTTTCAGGTCTTGTGACATTTCCAAAATGTGATCCAATTAGAGAAGTTGCTCAAAGTTTCCCCTCAGATAGAATTCTTATTGAAACGGATAGTCCTTTTTTGGCACCTGTTCCTAACAGGGGGAAGCCAAATGTTCCTGCGTGGACTTTCTTAGTCGCAGAAAAAATTGCACAGCTTCGTGAAGTTTCACTAGAAGACATTGCGTCTCAAACGACAGAAAATTTTTATCGTTTATTTAAAAAGGCAGTGCCTTCATGA
- a CDS encoding methionine--tRNA ligase, with translation MVTTPIFYVNGKPHIGHAYSSIAADVLARFQRLEGKDVFFETGTDEYGQKVERTALSKNITPQIFADRVSKEFQKMQKVMNVQSDFFVRTTYAAHKKSAQALWTKIKEKGFIYLGYYEGWYSARDEAFVGNDELKTSPTGEKTTLEGAPVEYIKEPSYFFKLSAFTERLLDFYEKNPDFISPMGARREIESFVKQGLRDLSISRTSFKWGIPVPDDEEHVMYVWFDALSNYLTGVGYPETEGEDFKKFWPPKVHLIGKEIARFHAIYWPAFLMAAELELPKKIFAHGWWTVEGQKMSKSIGNVLDPLALSDEFGVDQLRYFLMREVPFGGDANFSRSSLITRINTELANDLGNLAQRVLSFVAKNHNGVLPGRVACLPEDFDALLKKAYGLHAVVKEAMDEVALTKGLDKVWEVIREANAYIDHQAPWKLRKTNPERMTVVLWVLVEALRCIAVITQPYMPEKMSKLLDLLAVPSEDRMFASLQAALLREEISFPKPEPLFPRIEVVENK, from the coding sequence ATGGTTACAACTCCTATTTTTTATGTGAATGGAAAACCTCATATTGGCCATGCTTATAGCTCTATCGCGGCAGATGTTCTTGCTCGCTTCCAAAGGTTAGAGGGGAAGGATGTTTTTTTTGAAACAGGAACGGATGAGTATGGCCAGAAGGTTGAGCGTACAGCTTTAAGTAAAAACATTACACCACAAATTTTTGCAGATAGGGTTTCGAAAGAATTCCAAAAAATGCAAAAGGTGATGAATGTTCAGTCGGATTTTTTTGTTAGGACGACTTATGCTGCACATAAAAAATCGGCACAGGCATTATGGACAAAAATCAAGGAGAAAGGCTTCATCTATTTGGGATATTATGAGGGGTGGTATTCTGCAAGGGATGAGGCTTTTGTAGGCAATGATGAATTAAAGACTTCACCTACAGGAGAAAAAACAACGCTGGAAGGTGCTCCTGTCGAATATATAAAAGAGCCTTCATACTTCTTTAAACTGTCAGCTTTCACCGAAAGACTTTTAGATTTTTATGAAAAAAATCCTGATTTTATCTCACCAATGGGGGCAAGGAGAGAAATTGAAAGTTTTGTGAAGCAGGGACTTCGCGATTTGTCTATCAGCCGAACGAGTTTTAAATGGGGTATTCCTGTTCCTGACGATGAAGAACACGTTATGTATGTGTGGTTTGATGCTTTATCGAATTATCTTACTGGTGTCGGCTACCCAGAAACAGAAGGGGAAGATTTTAAAAAGTTTTGGCCACCTAAAGTTCATCTGATTGGTAAAGAAATTGCACGTTTTCATGCTATTTATTGGCCTGCCTTCTTAATGGCAGCAGAGCTCGAGTTACCGAAGAAGATTTTTGCCCATGGCTGGTGGACGGTTGAAGGGCAAAAAATGAGTAAGTCTATAGGAAATGTTCTTGATCCATTGGCTCTATCTGATGAGTTTGGCGTTGATCAGTTGCGCTATTTTTTAATGCGTGAAGTGCCTTTTGGCGGGGATGCAAATTTTAGTCGATCTTCTTTAATAACGAGAATAAATACAGAGCTCGCTAATGATCTTGGAAATTTAGCTCAGCGTGTTTTAAGCTTTGTTGCTAAAAACCATAATGGTGTTTTACCTGGTCGAGTGGCGTGCTTGCCAGAAGATTTTGATGCTTTACTGAAAAAGGCTTATGGGCTGCATGCTGTTGTAAAAGAAGCAATGGATGAAGTGGCCTTAACAAAGGGATTAGATAAAGTTTGGGAAGTTATTCGTGAGGCAAATGCTTATATCGATCATCAGGCGCCATGGAAATTAAGAAAAACAAATCCTGAACGCATGACGGTTGTCCTATGGGTTCTTGTCGAGGCTTTACGCTGTATAGCGGTTATTACTCAGCCTTATATGCCAGAAAAAATGTCTAAACTTTTGGATCTTTTAGCTGTTCCAAGTGAAGATAGAATGTTCGCAAGTCTGCAAGCAGCTCTATTACGAGAGGAAATTAGTTTTCCTAAACCTGAACCCTTATTTCCACGTATTGAAGTTGTAGAAAACAAATGA
- the tmk gene encoding dTMP kinase produces the protein MESKNGLFITLEGGEGAGKSTQARLLASWLEKSGYEVCLTREPGGTKGAEALRDLLLFSDYKFSSRVEVALLFAARLDHIEKVILPALENGKVVICDRFLDSTIAYQGYGIQKGEQETLYFIKSLHKFLTVSPDLTFLLDISVEEGMKRAKKRNERLDRYEAEKHTFHGRVRQGFLELSKLFNERIFVVNGSARPEQIQLYLQERIEKVLEDSSRMLFRR, from the coding sequence ATGGAAAGTAAGAATGGTCTTTTTATCACATTAGAGGGGGGAGAAGGTGCTGGTAAAAGTACTCAAGCTCGTCTCCTTGCTTCTTGGTTAGAAAAAAGTGGGTATGAAGTTTGTTTAACAAGGGAGCCAGGAGGCACAAAAGGGGCGGAGGCGCTTAGAGATCTCTTGCTTTTTTCTGATTATAAATTTTCTTCTAGGGTCGAAGTGGCGCTTTTATTCGCTGCTAGATTAGATCATATTGAAAAAGTTATTTTACCGGCTTTAGAAAACGGAAAAGTCGTTATTTGTGATCGTTTTTTAGATTCGACAATCGCTTATCAAGGATATGGTATACAAAAAGGTGAACAAGAAACGCTTTATTTTATTAAATCACTTCATAAGTTTTTGACTGTTTCTCCAGACCTCACATTTCTTTTGGATATTTCTGTTGAGGAAGGAATGAAGAGGGCTAAGAAGCGAAATGAAAGATTAGATCGTTATGAAGCTGAAAAACATACGTTTCATGGGAGGGTTCGACAGGGATTTTTAGAGCTTTCGAAGCTGTTTAACGAAAGAATTTTTGTCGTAAATGGCTCTGCACGACCAGAGCAAATTCAGCTATATTTACAAGAGCGGATTGAGAAAGTGCTAGAAGATTCATCACGTATGTTGTTTAGACGATAA
- a CDS encoding D-alanyl-D-alanine carboxypeptidase, translated as MVERRKFLQGAVTTLGLTGICMATRESFAASDLPPSLPENKVRSSSEMLSAQPFTPARWAFVCDPGTGTELLSKNADERMPPSSLTKMMTAYIVFLFLSADRIKLSQNFTVSEKAWRMGGSRMFLPVGKPVSIEDLLQGALVQSGNDACVALAEGIAGSEDHFAELMNEEAVRLGMKNSHFVNATGWPAEGHYMTARDIATLATALLRDFPQYYHFFGEKVFTYNHIRQENRNSLVVKGTADGLKTGHTDAGGYGLCASSQRGSQRVLVVVNGLASMASRAAEGERLMEWAFSSFEQHSVLKKGQIIVPAAPVWMGRKETVALVSSKDIIATIPKNTRQFPETAVYLSPLKAPLKAGKEVGVLELKIPGAIAQKIPLLVSENIESLGPVSKILHRITHYGK; from the coding sequence ATGGTGGAACGTCGTAAATTTTTACAAGGTGCCGTAACAACATTGGGTTTAACGGGAATTTGTATGGCAACCAGAGAAAGTTTTGCGGCAAGTGATTTGCCGCCGTCTCTTCCAGAGAATAAGGTTCGTTCATCTAGTGAAATGCTTTCTGCTCAGCCTTTTACACCGGCACGCTGGGCTTTCGTTTGTGATCCTGGAACAGGTACAGAATTGCTGAGTAAAAATGCAGACGAAAGAATGCCTCCATCCTCTTTAACGAAAATGATGACAGCTTACATTGTCTTCTTATTTTTATCTGCGGATCGTATTAAATTATCTCAGAATTTTACAGTGAGTGAGAAAGCTTGGCGTATGGGAGGATCTCGTATGTTTCTTCCTGTTGGAAAGCCTGTGAGCATCGAAGACTTATTGCAAGGCGCCTTGGTTCAATCTGGAAATGATGCCTGTGTTGCTTTGGCTGAAGGGATAGCTGGGAGCGAGGATCATTTTGCGGAACTAATGAATGAAGAAGCTGTACGTCTCGGTATGAAAAATTCTCATTTTGTCAATGCAACAGGGTGGCCTGCTGAGGGGCACTATATGACAGCACGAGACATAGCAACATTGGCAACAGCGCTATTGAGAGATTTTCCTCAATATTATCACTTTTTTGGGGAGAAGGTTTTTACATATAATCATATTCGACAGGAAAATAGAAACTCGCTGGTTGTGAAAGGCACAGCCGATGGATTAAAAACTGGGCATACAGATGCTGGTGGGTATGGGCTTTGTGCGAGCTCGCAGCGTGGTTCTCAGAGAGTTTTAGTTGTTGTGAATGGCTTGGCAAGTATGGCCAGTCGTGCAGCTGAAGGAGAACGCCTGATGGAGTGGGCATTCTCCAGTTTTGAGCAACATAGTGTTTTGAAAAAAGGTCAAATTATTGTTCCAGCAGCACCTGTTTGGATGGGGAGAAAAGAAACCGTTGCCCTTGTTTCATCGAAAGATATTATTGCAACGATTCCTAAAAATACACGTCAGTTTCCAGAAACTGCAGTGTATTTATCCCCTTTGAAGGCTCCTTTGAAGGCTGGAAAAGAGGTTGGTGTCTTAGAGTTGAAAATTCCAGGGGCGATTGCACAAAAAATACCTCTTCTGGTTTCTGAAAATATTGAGTCTTTGGGGCCTGTTTCTAAAATTTTGCATCGCATCACTCATTATGGAAAGTAA
- a CDS encoding lytic murein transglycosylase, producing MKIFEKYRFPFCALFVFPLMASPSISSATEPSKAVPLSVHSSLSYTDFLEQIREEALRKHLAPKLVIKKALSFAEKQPYPNKAILKKDRNQPEFHWSWKVYKDNVISPDRLEQGKKEYRKEQKIFNKVSSSYHVNPHVILGIWGIETHFGSVEGKNNVFAALSTLAFDGRRSQYFKKELLTAIEIAGKTGMNPAKMTSSYAGAMGQPQFMPTAYINFATTGSDKVFFKHRYPDIWNNKKDALTSIANYLQKSGWDRETPWGEMVRVMPASGKENIFSGTKNYSTAPQHTLSEWETLGVYPITGEHFVHPELKGILFQPEGQAGESFMLYPNFKVIMRYNPSEFYALAAALLGDLSCQ from the coding sequence GTGAAAATATTTGAAAAATATAGATTTCCGTTTTGTGCCTTATTTGTATTTCCATTAATGGCATCCCCCTCTATTTCATCTGCAACAGAGCCTTCTAAAGCAGTGCCTCTAAGCGTGCATTCCAGTTTGAGCTACACGGATTTTCTTGAGCAGATTCGGGAAGAAGCTTTGAGAAAGCATTTAGCGCCTAAATTAGTCATCAAGAAAGCTTTAAGTTTTGCGGAAAAGCAGCCTTATCCAAACAAAGCAATTTTAAAAAAAGATAGGAACCAACCTGAGTTCCATTGGAGTTGGAAAGTTTATAAAGACAATGTTATTTCTCCAGATCGATTAGAACAGGGAAAGAAAGAATATAGAAAAGAGCAAAAAATATTCAATAAAGTCTCTTCTTCTTATCATGTTAATCCTCATGTTATTTTAGGAATATGGGGAATTGAAACCCATTTTGGGTCTGTGGAGGGTAAAAATAATGTTTTTGCTGCCCTTTCTACGCTCGCTTTTGATGGGAGGCGATCTCAGTATTTCAAAAAAGAGCTTTTAACGGCAATAGAAATTGCTGGAAAGACAGGAATGAACCCCGCCAAGATGACAAGTAGTTATGCAGGTGCGATGGGGCAACCACAATTTATGCCAACAGCTTATATAAATTTTGCAACAACAGGCTCTGATAAGGTTTTTTTCAAACACCGGTATCCTGATATTTGGAACAATAAAAAGGATGCGTTGACATCTATCGCCAATTATTTGCAAAAATCAGGCTGGGATAGAGAAACGCCCTGGGGAGAAATGGTTAGAGTTATGCCGGCCTCTGGAAAGGAAAATATATTTTCTGGAACTAAGAACTACAGTACAGCGCCACAGCATACTTTATCAGAATGGGAAACTTTGGGGGTTTATCCTATAACAGGGGAGCATTTTGTGCATCCTGAATTAAAAGGTATTTTATTCCAGCCTGAAGGTCAGGCCGGTGAGAGTTTTATGCTGTACCCTAATTTTAAAGTAATAATGCGTTACAATCCTTCGGAATTTTATGCTTTAGCAGCGGCTTTATTAGGAGATTTGAGCTGTCAGTAA
- a CDS encoding ATP-grasp domain-containing protein, producing MFKKKSQQQKKGNIFSIFEFWPNEIFYTPIVFYWILKTLQSRKSMTALLANPRIETGGLCGESKSSILNMAGDWALKEIAPYVVMKNNQHTFSRLNFQLQEKNITFPIVIKPDIGSNGIGVKKITSQEQLKQVLNLFPFGITLIAQKLIDFPLEAGIFFIRYPTKKYGKITSITYKEEPMIIGDGKSSILELAQKNKRIAKLFTLYWPYIKPKAHQILQLGEIHTLVFAGNHRRGSIFWNGTADLTPALEQKINKILQDIPEFYFGRIDLKAKSKTDLFKGQNFKIIEINGVGSEATHIWDRQTKLLTAYRDQFSHYDAAFKIGKLLKKQTWMQSSLLQLIKAWKKHQKLISSYPRND from the coding sequence ATGTTCAAAAAAAAATCTCAACAGCAAAAAAAGGGAAATATTTTTTCTATTTTCGAATTTTGGCCTAATGAAATCTTTTATACTCCCATTGTTTTTTATTGGATTTTAAAAACACTCCAATCTCGAAAAAGCATGACAGCGCTTCTTGCCAATCCCCGGATTGAAACAGGTGGACTTTGTGGAGAAAGTAAAAGCTCAATTTTAAACATGGCAGGAGACTGGGCATTAAAAGAGATTGCCCCCTATGTTGTCATGAAAAATAATCAACACACCTTTTCACGTCTCAACTTTCAGCTTCAAGAAAAAAACATAACCTTTCCCATCGTGATCAAGCCTGATATTGGCTCTAATGGCATTGGTGTCAAAAAAATAACTTCTCAAGAACAGCTAAAACAAGTTCTTAATTTATTTCCTTTTGGAATAACACTCATAGCTCAAAAATTAATTGATTTTCCACTAGAAGCTGGCATTTTTTTTATTCGTTATCCAACCAAAAAATATGGAAAAATTACGTCAATCACTTACAAAGAAGAGCCTATGATTATTGGAGATGGCAAATCTTCAATATTAGAGCTCGCCCAGAAAAATAAACGAATAGCCAAACTTTTTACGCTCTACTGGCCTTATATAAAACCAAAAGCGCATCAAATTTTACAGCTGGGAGAAATACACACTCTCGTTTTTGCTGGAAATCATAGAAGAGGGTCTATTTTTTGGAATGGAACAGCAGATTTAACACCAGCTTTAGAACAAAAAATAAATAAAATACTACAGGATATTCCAGAATTTTATTTTGGTAGGATTGATTTAAAAGCAAAATCAAAAACAGATCTTTTTAAAGGCCAAAATTTTAAGATAATCGAAATCAATGGCGTTGGATCAGAAGCAACACATATATGGGATCGGCAAACAAAGCTTCTGACAGCTTATCGAGATCAATTTTCTCATTATGATGCTGCATTTAAAATTGGAAAATTGTTAAAAAAACAAACTTGGATGCAATCTTCTTTATTACAACTCATTAAAGCATGGAAAAAACACCAAAAACTAATATCTTCCTATCCCAGAAACGATTAA
- a CDS encoding MCE family protein: MISKNNGQIFLSALVLLATLLFFSWCWGIKHSSLEKYVSYSATFSSVDGLQVGAPIFSRGIEVGTVKSIHLNSDQDNASVAFLLKKGLLLPKDSSLILSKSMMGGSSLELIPGKSQVFLSYGDSLLKTISQPSLEQKISNYAFGGSVQN; this comes from the coding sequence ATGATTAGTAAAAATAACGGTCAAATTTTTCTGAGTGCTTTAGTGCTATTGGCAACTTTGCTATTTTTTAGCTGGTGTTGGGGGATAAAACATTCTTCTTTAGAGAAATATGTTTCTTATAGTGCGACTTTTTCGTCTGTTGATGGTTTGCAGGTTGGAGCGCCTATTTTCAGTAGAGGAATTGAAGTGGGTACTGTAAAATCAATACATTTAAATTCAGATCAAGATAATGCTAGTGTCGCTTTTTTATTAAAAAAAGGCTTACTGTTGCCGAAGGATAGCTCATTGATTTTATCAAAATCTATGATGGGGGGAAGTTCTTTGGAGCTCATTCCGGGGAAAAGTCAGGTTTTTCTTTCTTATGGGGATAGTTTGTTAAAAACAATTAGTCAGCCTTCTTTGGAGCAAAAAATTAGCAATTATGCTTTTGGTGGAAGTGTTCAAAATTAA
- a CDS encoding undecaprenyl-diphosphate phosphatase: MNWFQSIFLAFLQGLTEPFPMSSLGHAVVVPPLFGWDISVKSDAFLPFITFLHLGTLFAFGGVFWEDWKAILIGTLNFNNKQIQSKAWKLLSLLALATLPAVLIGGAFEHSIRAIFSSPFPVAIFLTLNGILLLIAGNAYKNVKDTEENSKTILDEDLSLLSYKNAFIIGTWQCLALLPGFSRSGAAMIGGLTRRLSYYTAARISLLLAEPIIFAASCKELFEIRHIPHKTDLLLQVCTGAVVAGLTAYAASMLLLKLFKKDNDILLKLFGIYCLLFGAGSALWFYWH; the protein is encoded by the coding sequence ATGAACTGGTTTCAAAGTATTTTTCTTGCGTTTCTCCAAGGCCTAACAGAGCCGTTTCCAATGAGCAGTCTGGGACATGCTGTTGTCGTCCCCCCTCTTTTTGGATGGGATATTAGTGTAAAGTCCGATGCCTTTTTACCCTTTATCACTTTCCTGCATCTAGGAACACTTTTCGCCTTTGGAGGCGTTTTTTGGGAAGATTGGAAAGCAATTCTAATCGGTACTCTTAATTTTAACAATAAGCAAATACAATCAAAAGCTTGGAAACTTCTTTCCTTACTTGCTCTGGCTACGCTTCCTGCCGTCCTTATTGGGGGGGCATTTGAACATTCTATAAGAGCAATTTTTTCTTCTCCCTTTCCTGTGGCTATTTTTCTTACACTCAATGGCATTCTTTTGCTTATTGCAGGAAATGCCTACAAAAATGTTAAAGATACAGAAGAGAATTCTAAAACGATCCTAGATGAAGATCTCTCACTTTTAAGTTATAAAAACGCTTTCATAATCGGCACTTGGCAATGCCTTGCTTTGCTCCCTGGATTTTCTAGATCAGGGGCTGCTATGATCGGTGGGCTGACACGCAGGTTATCTTATTATACTGCAGCTCGGATTTCATTACTTCTTGCTGAACCCATTATTTTTGCAGCGTCTTGCAAAGAACTTTTTGAAATTAGACATATTCCCCACAAAACAGATCTTCTGCTACAGGTTTGTACAGGAGCTGTCGTAGCTGGTCTTACCGCCTACGCTGCAAGCATGCTTCTTCTAAAACTCTTCAAAAAAGACAACGATATTCTCCTAAAATTATTTGGTATCTATTGTCTCTTATTTGGAGCTGGAAGTGCCTTATGGTTTTATTGGCATTAA
- a CDS encoding DUF4167 domain-containing protein — translation MKSQTRHRRSRGGNMRTSNGQIPLHRNYVFDSNGPNGRLRGTAQQLSEKYQQLARDAKANGDRVHAQALYQYAEHYGRTLLQINQNMQSAQQERAEQRQRNHEQRSANGGERRPRRERGDRTSQHSNSSSHPDTDENEQEDTQQWRPSEDKHEAEKESEE, via the coding sequence ATGAAATCACAAACACGTCATCGTCGTTCTCGTGGTGGGAATATGCGCACTTCAAATGGGCAGATTCCTTTACATCGTAATTATGTTTTTGACAGTAATGGTCCAAACGGTCGTTTGCGCGGGACAGCTCAGCAACTTAGTGAAAAATATCAGCAACTTGCCCGTGATGCAAAAGCGAATGGAGATAGAGTTCATGCGCAGGCTCTATATCAATATGCAGAGCATTATGGCAGGACATTGCTGCAAATTAATCAGAATATGCAATCTGCCCAGCAAGAACGTGCGGAACAACGTCAACGTAATCATGAACAACGTTCGGCAAATGGTGGCGAAAGACGCCCACGCAGAGAACGGGGGGATCGAACTTCTCAGCATAGTAACTCATCCTCTCATCCCGATACAGATGAGAATGAGCAAGAGGACACTCAACAATGGCGTCCAAGCGAAGATAAACATGAAGCTGAAAAGGAGAGTGAGGAATAG
- the prmC gene encoding peptide chain release factor N(5)-glutamine methyltransferase, with protein MAGLKDSLDALLEETEKSFLLAGIDSAKREAWWLFRDLLPEWSGIKGTEKKLSVLEQKRIKEAVSRRIKREPLAYISGEKGFWNDSFKVDKSTLIPRADSEALIELFLKMVPDKNISASILDLGTGTGCLLLSILSERIKMFGIGTDIVPNAIFLAQENAKNLDLLERSEFVVSDWGRGIERQFNFIISNPPYIKTTDIKSLMPEVALFEPSSALDGGKDGLDCYKLILERARKMLLPEGKIFFEIGEGQGREVCTIAESLGFSLLGQQDDLTGKERALVFCCQKK; from the coding sequence ATGGCCGGTCTTAAAGATTCTTTGGATGCTTTATTGGAAGAAACGGAGAAGTCTTTTCTTTTAGCGGGGATTGATTCAGCCAAAAGAGAGGCTTGGTGGCTTTTTAGAGATTTATTGCCAGAGTGGAGTGGGATTAAAGGAACAGAAAAAAAACTTTCTGTTCTGGAGCAAAAGCGTATCAAAGAAGCCGTTTCGAGAAGAATTAAAAGAGAGCCTTTGGCCTATATTTCGGGCGAAAAAGGATTTTGGAATGACAGCTTTAAAGTTGATAAGTCAACGCTTATTCCCAGAGCAGATAGTGAAGCTCTAATTGAATTATTTCTGAAAATGGTTCCAGATAAAAATATTTCGGCTTCTATTCTTGATTTGGGAACAGGAACGGGATGTCTTTTATTAAGTATTTTATCTGAACGCATAAAAATGTTTGGTATTGGAACGGATATTGTTCCAAATGCTATTTTTTTGGCGCAAGAAAATGCCAAAAATTTAGATCTTTTGGAGAGGTCTGAGTTTGTTGTCTCCGATTGGGGGCGAGGAATAGAGAGACAATTTAATTTTATTATTTCGAACCCACCTTATATAAAAACGACTGATATTAAGAGTTTAATGCCTGAAGTTGCTTTATTTGAGCCTTCTTCTGCTTTGGATGGTGGTAAAGATGGGTTAGATTGTTATAAACTTATTCTTGAACGAGCTAGAAAAATGTTGCTTCCAGAAGGGAAGATTTTTTTTGAGATTGGTGAAGGCCAAGGAAGAGAAGTTTGTACGATTGCAGAATCTTTGGGATTTTCACTTTTAGGACAGCAAGACGATCTTACAGGGAAAGAGAGAGCTCTTGTTTTTTGCTGTCAGAAAAAATAA